The genomic interval caaaggaatttcgttttgggaacaagtttgtttttctgaaaattttgctctgatgttttgtaataagttttgtttatatattttgaaagaaaatatgttgtttctgcatcctgaaagtaaatgtcttgttctgcataccgaaatttataaatgctcatgtttgcatgctagtatatgctctttgcttactgagttgttgataacccACCCCTtatttccacaatatttttcagatattttgatggttcagctgaggattaagattttgaggatttgggtgagatgatttaagtatagtggtttgaatcaaaattttctatatgatattaggaatttggagtctatttttatattgttgaaatgtgagtttaagtgttagaaAGTAACTATCCGACCTGTGCGGgaccggggtgttacaatgttaacagagaagagagagagagagaaaaggtaaTAACAATTTTCTTGAAGTAGTAACAACTTGATTCTCGTTCCAGAAGACTTCCTGCAATCGACTCCAACTcagataataaagaaaatgggCCTCTCGACCTTTTGACTTACTTAAGATATGGACTAACACAAAGAAACATAACCCATCAACAAAACATAAAGGATAGCTTTGAGCATTGTGAGCAACAAAATATCAGACGGCCCAGCTCACATGGGCCTCACGCTATGGCCCAGCCTATAGCCCACGACCAAACCCTAAGGTCAGAACAACTCCAATAGCTTCGCTTCATCACTTCTCCCCTTCTGCCAAAGCGTGACAGATATAGACATTCGTGGTTCACAATAGTCTTGACGTAAGTCACTGTATTTAAGCAGAGAGCTTGAGAGATTCTTAACAAGGATTAATGAGATTTAGACTGCTTTTTTTAGAGACATTATACGatgtttgcgcattccacgactgctaatatcatttatcattaagcaaacataataataagtaaatgttatttgcagtcgtggagtgtgcaagcgccatgtaatccctttgaaaaaattgagtaaatacgagacctaaatgaaaagaaattaattttttaataatagacctcactTTTATTCAAAAGAATTGTGCAACACTTGCGCACTCCACAactgtatttagcattactcgATAAGGAAATATAACGAAAATGTTATATTTCGCATCAAATAggttttatcattatttttttatatcatttgtgCATCACATCATGAGAATTCTTTCCTAAGAAACTTTAACCtcattttgaaacatttttGCTGTTGCGGTGTTACGCTTGCACTAATTTTGGAGCCAACACTAGGGCTAGCTGATGACTCAAACAATATTGATGAGTTAAGATGTCAGGTTGGACATGGATATTGGAGGTCTTGCAACTAGTACCATGCATATTCTTCAACTTCCATAAAGACCAATGCCACAATAGTTCATTTGGACCACTTgcctatattatatatgtgtattcACAACCAACAGTCCAATTAAGTGTTTTGATTGAAGATGCGGTGCACGAAAGATATGGTAGAGTTTGTGCAAATTGTAGAAACTAGAAATATTTCAAGTGGATTCTTTGACTTTATGTACAGGTCCTCAACATGCCCTCTGTGATATCCcattttgataaatgataatagtAGTTGGTATATGGGATCTCGTACTAATAAAggtccaattgtattattgactagtacTTTTGAATATAGGTCATATGGcttggatattttattgagaCGTTACGAATGGTATAAGATACtatcctaaaaaaaaacaaatgtaggACTTAAGTCATGCCAGTTACTATGAACTGGCCCGACGAGGATGTCGGGAATATAAAAGAgttctaattatatcattgcCTAATTCTTTTAGGGTATAGACCATATGATTTAATCCTTTTATTGAAGCGTTACACCCTTTGGTAGGAATCTTTAATTCATATTGGAGGGATACATTTAGCCGTTAATGAGAAGCGGTCCGAATATGGAGGCCCAACCCAATGGATGGTAAGGATCAAGTCATTGGAGTCCTAAGAATCCACATGATTCCATGTTGTAACCACCAAATGAGGTGGAATGGATAACTGACGAAGGAAGTTGGGATGAATCCAACATTCCTAGGACCaacatcaaatcaaaagaaCATGAAGATAAGACCAGACAGGATGATCGTTCTTAATGTCTATCAATAACTACCtacgcctatatatatataaggagaCAACATGTTTAGGTAACAACTCATCTTGATCATTATCTTGATGATAACTTCTTCTGCATATATATCATTGACTAAGGCATTGGAGGTGCATTGGGTACACCAAACCCCCATCTCTATTTGTTACAGGCTGTGGACTCTGCCAGATTGTGGAACATGTCCTTAActtgtcactacaagaaaatggctCAATTGCGGCAATTTTTCATCTGTTGCAaacaaaatcgccgcaattggTCTTTTTagcggcgattttatttttcgtcGCATAGAGTAAACAACGCCTTTCGATTTATTAGGAGTGGATCACTGTACATCTCAATTGTAGCGATTTTGGTAGATATTGCGATGCTGTATTTCgctgaaaagttaaaaaattcttGTGACGGTCAAACAATCGCTGCAATTCATCTATAGGGCGCTTAACTCATGGATTGTTTAATTTTCCCCCCGAAACGAAAACacattccctctctctttttttttttactctgttCTTCCCCATCCCCGAGTTCCTACGATCGCGCTCTGTGATACCCACCCACTCATCTCGCTGTGATACCCACCCCCTCATCAGTGGCCATTGTTTGCAGCCCAAAATGGGAGATCACTTCGCCCATTTCCTTCTCACAAAAGCCACTCAAGCCATCCGCTCCCATTTTTCTGCCCTAGAGTGTCTGTTTCCTTCGCACAAAAGCTGTATAGGTCGTTCCTCGTCGACGCAACACCACTCAAGGCAGACAAAGAGTAGCCATTGAAGTAGCTTAGAGATGGAGGTGCCTTAATGCAGTCGAGGCCCAACTCAAGGTCCCTCCTCCTCACCTACCCATCTAATCTGACCAAATCGTGACCCCCTTTGTGAAAGAATGGCTTCGCTGACAGTGTTATCATCGTCGTCACCTTGGCTTTCGTGCGGAGGAGGTAGACATGCTTGCATTCCTTCAGCTTCCCTCACATTCCTTGCGGGTTCAACAAGGAGAAGCTCAGTGTCGTTGAATGTTGGGAGCAACCCCATCCCTCATTCCGGGCTACTTCATTGCTCCTTCAttccctcctcttcctcttcctcttctttttcgtcctctttctctttcccttCTTCCTTTTCAGGTAATTTCACCACCGCTTTTGAGTAAGTAAGTATCAAAGTTTGTGCTTTATTTCATGGTATTTGGTCATTCTACCATATGGGCGAGGAAatctaaaatgataaaagattCGTAAGATTTTAATTGcaataataatttagttgtcTGATTCCCTTGTCCTCGCTGATTTTAGCCATAATTGACAGCGAGGAATGTTGAAATGGGAATTTGAATGAATTATGtgcaaaattaatgtttttttcctttaatttttaggTTTATCTTTGGGTTTGAATTTGAGTTATGGTAATGGGGTCGGAAGAGAAAAAGCCCGCAGCTTAGTTGTGAGGGCTAGGAAGTTCGCTCTTTGTCAAACAAAGAGAAACAGGTCGCGAAAGTCTCTGGCTCGAACTCAAGGCTTCCGCAGACGGATGAGAACCACCAGTGGCAGAGCAATATTGAAGCGCCGACGTGCGAAGGGACAGAAGGTCCTCTGCACAAAGACCAACCCCAACAGCGGGAAGCGTGCTTAATTGTCACTCTGCATGATTCAGTCTCAGCGGGTAAGTGCAATGATATGCAATGTTGTCCAGTAGTTCACAGAGGTGGACTTGGTTGATTTTCCATCTTATGTGCAATGATAACGATTGTAATCCATCATTAGCAGGTATTTTGTCTATTGCAATTCACTTTTCCTGTCATTgtcttctcttgttcttgatatATGATTGATATTTGAGAATTCCTGTGCCCCATTGCTTAGCCTGTTAGGCCCGAGCTCTCCAACTATTCGTGGTAATGATATTGTTAATTGTTAAAGTACTGGTGGTTTTATTTCTGCTATATCCGTTCTTCCCTGAAAGATACGTGACGGTATatggttgtttattttttgcgaTATTCCAATTGGTGGATTGAACTATTAGAATGCCTCCTATATGAAAGCTGGCATTTTGCTTTCCCTTTGATTTGCAATTGATTTGTTCATGAATTCTAGTAGTTAAGAAAAACTCATGCTAGAACAAACTGTTACGTTGTCAGGCAATATACCTAAGACTTCAATGCAATCAACATATTTGATGCAGCAAAAGAGTCACACTTGTATATGGTCTTCTATATACTTTCTAGTTTATTGGGTTGATAGTTCTTGTAATTTTTGCGTTgtgcttcattttttttttggttcagttgttcacatttttttttttctctttgaatttatGCACTTGATTGGTTTGCTTCTTTGAAGATAGTGACTAGCATGAACATGCAGGCTAGCAAGTTGAAAGATAGTGACTGTATACTTCCCGAGCTTAATATTTTAGAAGTTACTCCGGGCCTATATAAGAACTACAATCGTGATTAGACTCTTGCATGAcaagttttcaaaaaaatgagCTGCTAAGATGGATGGCACTGTCCTCGGCCATAGTGAAGTAGGTCAAAATGCCTAATCATCCTTTTGTTCTCTATTTGCAGTGATATTTTCCTTCATCGTGACAAAATTTTAATGCCCAAAAACCAAGCAGCATGGAGTGCATGGAATTTTCTTGGAAGTAGAGACAATAAAGTATGTTTGACATACTGGCTCAATGTGCTTCAGGTTGGTTACATGTTCCATCTGTTGAaagtctaattttattattagtttatagaGTCCTTCAAGCAGTAGACTTTGTGCATGTTAATCCTACTGGAGTTGTATTTCCACCTCACATATAGTTGAGCACATTAAAATGACACTGCAAGGCTACTAATTTCCTTTTTAGTTGTACTAATGGATTAAAGAAGTTTGAGATTCTGGACAACAACAAAGTGATAATGGAAAGTCCCACTGCCTGGTAAATTCAAGAATGGAATACAGAATAGGGTAACTTTTTCAAAAACACATCCTAAACCTAGAGCTTCCACTTATTGAACTCAATCACTGTGAATCCTTTAGAACAATAGCTCCATTATATTTGACATAGAAATTGATTTAAGGATCCACTGtcaaaaagaacataattttaccTGCTACATGAAGAGCGCTTCAATAGCTACACCAGAAACTGAACTGCTCAGTCCAACTGGATATCCAAATTCAATGGTATGTGTGCAAATAAGAAGACATATTTTCATGTAAGTGTGAAAGGAAAGCCATTTATTACAAGAAACACATTACATTATtagtgaaataattaataagacaAAGAAATGACATCGTTCTTGTTGCATAGGAATAACACTTCAATCATTAAAACTTGTACTATATTGTCAAATTGGGATGTCTCCATGCAAATAAGTCTATCAGGAAATGTTTAATGCTATGATTAAACCCTGGAAATTTTGGGCTTGCAGAATATTGGTGAAACAGATCTACCTTTTCTTGTGACTCTCAACCCAGACCATACACCAAAAAGCTTCGCTGCATCCAGTCCCATCAGTTGCTTAAGTGGTCAATTGCTCATCCAGTCCCATCAGTTGCTGCATCAAAAGCTTCGCTTGAGCTTGATCATATCCAAGGGAAGAGAGGAATTTGGTTTTGTGGGGCATACCAAGGTGAACTTTTTCATGCATGCTGAGACCGACTTACAAATAAATGCCATACTGTAATATGGAGTTTTAGAAATCAGAGTTGATTTTTACTATGTTTAACAGATATGGAGTCGCTTCACATTTACTATCATCTGagtatttgttctgcattttgtcAGGTTATGGTTTCCATGAGGATGGATTAAAGGTTGTGCTCTTTTGAGCAACGCAAAACACATGGTACCTTCTCTAATAGAAATGGGGGCGCGCCTTTCTGTCACCAGGTTCCTTAGACATTATATCTCAACTAGATGTGTAATGTGAGTTTACTCTTAGTGGCAATCTCTGTCATAGGCTAGTCTAACCTCCTACCAAGTATTATAGTAGATAGGATGCCACTGTAATCACTTTTGATATAGTACTAACCTTGGCCAGCTGCTACTACCatgtttattcataaaaaaaaggctTAATACTTCCAGCGAATATCAATTTGTACATCTACTATGTAATGAGTTTGATTAaagctacttataaaaaaaaacatgagttTGATCAAAGTTGTCAATAGTTAACACAGCATGATATCTAACTaagaaatatattagaatattagaaGTCCTAAAAGAGTCAATATCAATTCACTACAGCTTATCCTTTCTTTGTGctaattacaatgaaattagGTTCCTTACACAGCAATAACAGCTTTCTACTAagttatttgtaatttattatctatgtatttgtgcatttttctGCATGATTCAAAGTGAAAGAGGTGCATGCAGGTCTTGTCAACAAGACTAAGGAACCGCTatactgttatatatatatatatatatcaacaagtCTTGGACATTTTCCTCAGTAAATTTAGCTCATATCTGTTGATTTGCAGGGTCCCTTATCTCCAAGTAGGATATATCCTCAGTAGATTTAGTTCATATCTTGATCTACATTCAGTattgtttttgggtttgtgCTTCCCACTTGTGCAATAtcttttttgagcaagaacatACAATTTTGGATGTGCATACTGCTTTTTTGTGGATTAAGTTTTTGGTTGCTTAGAGCtagttttggttgaaatttgagTTCACTCGGTACTTCTCATGtcacctcttgaggttgagatggagggatggaataaaggaatagaaa from Juglans regia cultivar Chandler chromosome 2, Walnut 2.0, whole genome shotgun sequence carries:
- the LOC109021295 gene encoding 50S ribosomal protein L34, chloroplastic-like, which gives rise to MASLTVLSSSSPWLSCGGGRHACIPSASLTFLAGSTRRSSVSLNVGSNPIPHSGLLHCSFIPSSSSSSSFSSSFSFPSSFSGLSLGLNLSYGNGVGREKARSLVVRARKFALCQTKRNRSRKSLARTQGFRRRMRTTSGRAILKRRRAKGQKVLCTKTNPNSGKRA